One genomic segment of Ascaphus truei isolate aAscTru1 chromosome 23, aAscTru1.hap1, whole genome shotgun sequence includes these proteins:
- the KLHL11 gene encoding kelch-like protein 11, translating to METVMAAVVTVMSSPPPPPPPPEEASEDEEGSESELFVSASHCSELARRQNEQRKQQGLFCDVSLVFGGTAAGGEREFRAHRSVLAAATDYFSPLLAGPFEESRSGRVEMKWSTEPGPELDTVEGVVQYMYTGQMTVCTGNVHEVLELADRFLLIQLKDFCGEFLKKKLNLSNCVAIHSLAHMYTLNQLALKSADMIRRNFFKVILDDEFYTLPFHLLRDWLSDPEITVDSEEVLFETILRWVQKTADEREKYFEELFRLLRLSQMKPTYLTRHVKAERLVAGNEACMKLVAEAVEGHALRSENLQAGHLQPLANHMTALPRFGQKMDVIMVIGGVSEGGDYLSECVGYFIHEDRWVNLPHIHNHLDGHAVVSTDSYVYVAGSMEPGFAKTMERYNPNRNLWEQVSNLISRKHSFGLLSAKGNLYSIGGHGNFSPGFRDVTVYDPGQDKWQSLDSAPTILRDVKSVSVEDRFVYVTARTPVDGDNEDGLRTINCRYDIDSNRWQDVESLPLLDNYCTFQMSVACTSFYNTASCCPKSYSISVDEAQSKISRQAPSEILESLPPEVLGIEGAAICYHKDDVFIIGGWKNSDDMDKQYRKEAYRYCAERKRWMLLPPMPQPRCRATACHVRIPYRCLHGTQKYPMPPNLMWQKDRMRQMQELHRHTMNLRRTPRSQIEC from the exons ATGGAAACCGTCATGGCGGCGGTAGTAACGGTCATGTCgtcgcctcctcctcccccgccgcCACCGGAGGAGGCCTCGGAGGACGAGGAGGGAAGCGAGTCCGAGCTGTTCGTGTCGGCCAGCCACTGCTCGGAGCTGGCACGGCGGCAGAACGAGCAGCGGAAGCAGCAGGGCCTGTTCTGCGACGTCAGCCTGGTGTTCGGGGGAACGGCCGCCGGCGGGGAACGCGAGTTCCGGGCGCACCGTTCCGTCCTGGCCGCCGCCACCgattacttctccccgctgctgGCCGGACCCTTCGAGGAGTCGCGCTCGGGCCGGGTGGAAATGAAGTGGAGCACGGAACCGGGCCCCGAGCTGGACACGGTGGAGGGGGTGGTGCAGTATATGTACACCGGGCAGATGACGGTGTGCACCGGGAACGTGCATGAGGTTCTGGAGCTGGCGGACCG ATTTTTATTGATCCAACTCAAGGACTTCTGCGGAGAGTTTCTGAAGAAGAAGCTCAACCTCTCGAACTGTGTGGCCATCCACAGTTTGGCTCACATGTACACACTCAACCAGCTGGCCTTAAAGTCCGCGGACATGATTCGCCGGAACTTCTTCAAGGTGATCCTGGACGACGAGTTCTACACCCTGCCCTTCCACCTTCTCCGCGACTGGCTCTCCGACCCGGAGATCACCGTGGACTCCGAGGAGGTCCTCTTCGAAACGATTCTGAGGTGGGTCCAGAAGACCGCGGACGAGCGGGAGAAGTACTTTGAGGAGCTGTTCCGGCTGCTCCGGCTCTCCCAAATGAAACCCACCTACCTGACCCGACACGTCAAAGCCGAGAGGCTGGTGGCCGGAAATGAAGCCTGCATGAAGCTGGTGGCGGAAGCCGTGGAAGGGCACGCCCTGAGGTCGGAGAACCTGCAAGCTGGCCATCTCCAGCCACTGGCTAACCACATGACCGCCTTGCCACGCTTCGGTCAAAAAATGGACGTGATTATGGTCATCGGAGGAGTGTCCGAAGGAGGGGACTACCTGAGCGAATGTGTAGGCTACTTTATTCACGAGGACCGATGGGTGAACCTGCCACACATCCACAACCACCTTGACGGTCACGCCGTGGTGTCCACAGACTCCTACGTTTACGTTGCGGGCTCCATGGAACCGGGATTTGCCAAGACCATGGAGAGGTACAACCCGAACCGGAACCTCTGGGAGCAAGTCAGCAACCTCATCTCCCGGAAGCACTCCTTCGGCCTCCTGTCCGCCAAGGGGAACTTGTACAGCATCGGCGGTCACGGGAACTTCAGCCCGGGCTTCCGAGACGTCACCGTCTACGACCCCGGGCAGGACAAGTGGCAGAGCCTCGATTCGGCCCCCACGATCCTCCGCGACGTCAAATCGGTGAGCGTGGAGGACCGCTTCGTTTACGTCACGGCCCGCACCCCGGTGGACGGCGACAACGAAGACGGGCTGCGGACCATCAACTGCAGGTACGACATCGACAGCAATAGGTGGCAGGACGTGGAGTCTCTTCCCCTCCTGGACAACTACTGCACGTTCCAGATGTCGGTGGCCTGCACCAGCTTCTACAACACGGCCTCCTGCTGCCCCAAGAGCTACTCCATATCCGTGGACGAGGCTCAGAGCAAGATCTCCAGGCAAGCGCCGAGCGAGATCCTGGAGAGCCTGCCCCCCGAGGTCCTCGGCATCGAGGGGGCAGCCATCTGCTATCACAAGGACGACGTCTTCATCATCGGAGGATGGAAGAACAGCGACGACATGGACAAGCAGTACAGGAAGGAGGCCTACCGGTACTGTGCCGAGCGCAAGCGCTGGATGCTGCTCCCTCCCATGCCTCAGCCGCGGTGCCGCGCCACCGCCTGCCACGTGCGCATCCCCTACCGGTGCCTCCACGGCACCCAGAAGTACCCCATGCCCCCCAACCTGATGTGGCAGAAGGACAGAATGCGGCAGATGCAGGAGCTGCATCGGCACACCATGAACCTGCGCCGCACGCCGCGCTCCCAGATCGAGTGTTAA